CAACCTTTTTATCATTTCAAGCGCAGTGGTATTATCAACACTATAAAATCGGTTTTTCTGACCAACAATAGGAGCACCTAAATCGCCATCAGGAGTGTAATAAAGACCAGCTGCCATGGAAATGATCTCAATTCCATTTACAAAAGCATATGGGTTATCTTTTGACTCGGTAATAAAAGAGGGTGAAAACGATATACTCAATTTTTTGTTCTCTTCAACATTCAAACAAAATTCCTTGACAATAATATATTTTTCACCAGAACCATCAGCAGTAAGTGAAGGACTGAAGTCCTCAAGGAGGGTGAAAAGACCAGCTTTGACGCTAAACAAGTCAAAAGAATTTTCAAACCCACGATAGGAAGCGGGATAAAAATGCAGGCGGATGATCTTCTGACCTGGGCTGACTTGAAATGTGTAGTGGAATGGAGTTGCAGAGATTCTTGAAATCATGTATGGAATTGGGTCAGCATAGAATGATTTATCGAGTGCAGTTGAGGTTCTTGACTTGCCGGACAGGAATTGTGAGGCTGCTTCTCCAATCCATTCACGGCCATCAAGTGCGGCTGAGTTGCCAACAGAACCACAGTTGATAGCAATATCATCACCTACGTAATATGGAGCCGCTGGGCCTGGAGTACTATAGCCCTGAACAGAAGCTATAAAGCGATGGTGACTGAAGCCAAGTAGGATGTGTGAAGAAAAAGTGACGAGTAAAATTGGCTCAAGATACATAATAGCTTCGTAACTATTGATTCTGCTGAGCTGCTGGACACTGAAGGTTAGATATGTTCCCctggtttcttcttcttcttcttcttctgaatGATGATTTGGAAACGTGTAGTTAGTGTCTTGGGTGGTGAGTTTGCTATATTATGGACAGTAAAGAGGGACACTTGTTTTCCGTTGAGAGgagaaagagcaaaacaagcCCGGTCAAGATGAATCTGCCAATGCCATCTAAGACGCGTATTGGTTTCTGGTTTGCTACTCGACTTGACATCAAGAAAACAGACGTTTCTGACGAGTGAAAGGCAGGAAAATATAAAGAAAGGCCATGATGAATGGTATTGAGCTGACATTTGGTTCAATCTGAAAACGAGAATTTCTTGGAATGTCTTCTTGTACTAGTTGGATTAGGTGACTGGTATCGTATGCAGGGAAAGAAGGACTGCGTGGTTATAAGAATATTTTAAAGATTCCTCCAAATATATATGGTGAAAGGTTATCAGAGAGGTAGAAAAAGTTACACCACAAGCCTACTGAGGCGTAGAGgagtttgatttgaaaaatcaaaatttctaGAAGCTCCATTGTATATTTGAGCGCAAAAATGCAAGCATGTATTCGGTCAGATTTAAACAAGAAGGTCAaacttcaaaaataatttgaccTCTTCTGGTCATACGCCAGATATGGTAAATTTCCTCCAAGTTGAAACCACTATCAAGTCCTTGTCCCTTGAAATCTTGGAATCTTGCTTCTGCTTTCTCCGGTAGTCGCAGTGCAAACTTGAGGCTCTTTCATTTGTGAGACTTTTGCTTATCACTTGTGATTATGGAATTCTCTACTGAGAGGCTGTCAGAACTTGTTCCTTACTCTATGAATGAGCATATTGGATCCTTTTGGTAAATGGTTTGGTAAATCACCTTATATGGTTTTTACTTTAAGGTGCATGCTGGGTTGTATTGTTCATTTTGACGACTGCTGAAACGGCCCCTCAATTTCTGTGTCTCCTCTTGCTTTTGGTTGGCAATCACATATTGGTCTTATTTCCAGTATTCTCTATCCCATGGCCATGGTTCGAGCTTTGTTTGAAGGGACAAACTATGGTAAATAATGGTTCTgcgtaaaaaaaaaatgtgtaaaCTATAGACTACTTTCGAATTATGGGGTGTGAAAGCTGGAGATTACGGGTAATAAGCACTAGAACTCGAAACCtgagacacacacacacacacacacacacacatgcagAAGCATCTCCattgacatttaaaaaaaaaagaagaaggcagCATCATCCCCATAACACCTAAATTTACTAGGACTGCGACCTAAAAAGTAATCAACAAACCACCATAACATCCTAAACTAAAATACCTGAACTTACAAGTAGCAGGTTCTAAAGAACTTGTTTCACATTACCTTTCACATAGCACTCGATATCAGGCAGCATGTCTAATGACTGCTAATGCAACGGAGGCAAAACGCTTGCTGGCTGGAAATTTCTGCACGAGCGAATTGACAACTCCTCTCACAGCACCGCCTTGAACCTCCAATGCTTTTGGAAAGCCAGTACAATAGCTGGCTTTACTGTCTTTTGATGTCCAAAATGCACGAAAAGACTGGGCACCAGATGGCAAATTAAAGCACTCCCTTGGATATCGTGTGAAAAGAAAGTTCCTCATGTCATTGGGCCTACCACCACATGAACCCTTTCATCCGTCCGAATTAACGTGCAAAAGGCAAAATGACTCGAATCAGTTGGTTCCTTAATAGAGACATACTCAAAAGGGGCAAAATGATATATTTTACTGCTATtgaatgagatttgatgatctCAAGAGATGAAACCACCACCATCCCCTTCCCCTCGACAGAATACATGAAGCATACATAGCCTACATGCAACTGTGCTGCCATGCCACAACTCAAAGGTGATAGataataaattcaaattcacACATGGATTCCCATAAAAACCTATGCCCAATTTACTTACACACATGGTGGTTCGGCAATATTGATGTACACATAAAAGTCATCAATACTTCTGACAGTAATATGCCACTTAAGAGAGGTGATCGTTCTAGTTTTCCTTACATGTGTCTCAACAAAACCACACGGAAACACATAAGACAGCCTTGTAAGGTGTTGCATTTGACATCCTCTTTCTGTAGCCATTTCTGCATACAGTGAAAAATTTAGACAATATGAGAACCATCACATACTCCGGGCCTATAAACATGGTAGCGCAACATGGCAGCCTACTATTTGACTAGACTAAATAAATCAACATACCATCAACTGTTAACATACCGGAACTCGTGTGTGGATCTTGTAGTGCCTCATTCTGTTGTTCAACCTCCATCCAACTTTGAATACATGAATACAAATGTATGTTATCACAATTACGCATACTTACATCACATATGTATGTCTCAACTTTTCATTCATTCATAAACTCCAAAGGTCTTACAAAGTGTGCTATAAAAGAATTGATTCTATTTAAATGCAATTGACAAATTTTACATAGATGAGGAATGAAGCAACAGGAGCTAGGGGTGGGTAAAAAAATCCGAAAATCCGAAAAATCGAGAGATCCGATCCGATTCGCACCGAAAAATCGGATACCCGATCCGATTTCAATCAGCGGATCAGATAGGGTCGGGTACCCTAAATATTCGGATACGGATACGGATCGTGAAAGTGAAAacccgcgggtacccgacccgggggtataatatataaatattaaaaatataggGGTAATTGTATAATATTTTAAGTTTTTAACCCTAAGTTCCTAAGCTAAATCAATCCATCAGTCATCCATTCAGAGTTTAGCCTCAGCTTCAGCCGACACTCTTCCGTCTTCActcatttcattttcttcttctgcttctCGACCTCCTTTCTCCATCTCTTCAATTTTGTCAAGTTGAACTCAAGCCTGCAAGCCTCAGCCCTCAAGTAGATGATTCAACAGAGTGTTTCGATTTCGATTTCTCAAGCCTCAAGCAGAAGCTGTAAAACGCCGACCTTCTTTATCTGCAGGTTTGGaccttctttaattgatggCTATCCAGCTCCTTCAGGTGATGGTGTATATTACGTGTAGGTTTGGACCTTATTAAAATTTTGGTTGGAGTGATTACAGTACACTACTCCTTGCTCGATGCTAGGAGGTAGGAAATTGTTGTTACAATACCTCTTTTGGTGGCTTTCTATATTCTTGGCACTTCCACTCCTTGTGTTAATACTGCTTTGACACAATACCTCTATTTAGGTCCTTGTTATGTGTTTGGCAATTCTCCAGCTTCTCTCAGCTCCTTACACAATCAATCTGTTTTGTTAATCATTTTGGTTACGCACTTCAGGCAGTTGCTTTTGGTTTTTGATAGGGTACTCCGTGACTCTGGCCTTCCTACTTAATACTACTGTGCCATAATACAGAGTGGTCAGGGGTTGAAGTACCATTCCCTAATGATGCAattatcttttctttaatttgtttgTGTTTACTTTTGCTAGCTATCCAGTGATTGCAAAATGCAAAGCATACTACAGATATGTATGCGTATCAAACCCAAACGAGCTAGTATATAACCAGAGAATGAATAAGGTTTTCCTATTGGAATTGTGGAATTGGTTTAAAGCAATTTATAGATTGAAAATAGGGGCGGGTACCCTATGACCCGCCCCTATTTTTCGGGTATCCAAGGATCGGGTACCCGAGGGAGATCGGAGCGGATTAGGGTCAAAAAAATAGTGACCCGACATGTTAGGGTCGGGTCAGTCAATTACCATTCGGGGCGGGTACCCAACCCATGCCCACCCCTAACAGGAGCAACCAAATCCTGAGTTCAAGGAACAGTAAGAACAGACCTGTCAACTGGATCATGCAGTTCAATGTCTTCTTTTAAGTTGAAACCAGCTTCTGATAGCAGCACGGAGACCTCTTTAATAACTTTTTCCTTTTGCACCTGAAAATAAACACCATATAAGGCAGTGTAAATGTAACAAACCAGAGAAGATGCAAATCTTTTTGGTTCAAGGGGAAACCCTATGCCTTgcaaaggggaaggggaaagggAAGACGCAAATTCTAATGCACTCAAACATAACTCAAGCACAACAAGTGCAAATCATCaaccaaaaaattaattaaaaaaaaagaataaaaacttCAAGAACCTACACAAAAACCAGTGCCAGTAGATGAGAATTTTACAGACATCTTAAAGCAAGctaaacaaaactaaaaggaTGAAATTAAAAAGCAAACCTACATTTCCTCTCTCTGACCAAAAGTATGTTTGAAAGGCAGCACCAGCCTTCTCAAAAATTTCTAGCAGCCCAAGAGCAGACATCATAACCAACTTCCTTTGTTTGCATAGCTTTTTCAGCTCTTCTTCTAGCTTTGTCTTTCTTCCAGTTAATCTGCACTCCAGATCAATTGCTTGGGCCAATTCACTATTGACGAACTGTAGAAATGTCATGGACCTATGAGATTTCTCGCCCCTAATCTGAAAGACAATTGGGCGCATGACCTTCTCCCTTGCCACCATTAGTATAATAGATAACTCAATCAGTTTACCCTCCTTGGCATAGCAGCAAGCAATCTCATTTATTTTCTCTGAGCTCTGTGCAAGTGAGCTAGCAATCCCCCAAGTTTCTTTCTGCCACAGGTGCAGTCAGTTTAACACAACTGATGCTAAAATTAGCTCTTTCTCAATACATTGGTAAAAAAGTAACATGTCAAAAGCAGAATTAGCAGAAGAACATACCATTTTCAGAAGGAAAAGCATCATAACCAACTTAAATATGGATTTAACACAACTGATGCTAAAATTAGCTCTTTCTCAATACATTGGTAAAAAAGTAACATGTCAAAAGCAGAATTAGCAGAAGAACATACCATTTTCAGAAGGAAAAGCATCATAACCAACTTAAATATGGATTCGCTTGGTTTCCATTGCCATACACTTGCAGCAGaactaagaaaaatgggaaGAAAAAGTCAGACTGGACAAAATGCATGGATTCAAAAGAAAGCACAAGAAAGATCCACAGATGCACATGGCAAAGATACAAACCAGGGGATGGGAGGACAAGGACACAAAATCCGTGTAACATCCCATCTAAAAGagccaagaattttttttaaggcCCCCACCAGggggtttttttttgtgttggggggggggggttgtcaTAGTGTAGATTATATTCCAAGTGAGACTTAGCGCTAAGGACATACATATTTCCTACCTTAACTTTTCAATTACAGTGCGCATCGGAAGCAGCTTCTGATGCTCAGGATCAGTTTCATCCCACCCAAAATTAGGCTGTTAAAGATGGCAAGTTAAATTAGGTAAGCAATGAGATGGCAGAAAAAGCTGACAAATAATGAGGAGCCTATAACTACTTGGAGTACATggatacataaaataatttgcTCCAGGCAGGTATTCGCATCAGCAAATCAGAACAAGAGCTTTTTGTTGATAAATTACAAGACTGAGCACAGGCCTAAACAAATAGATGACAGAGCAACCACCATTGCATTCAGAAGTAGACATTGGAAAAGCATCTAACACAACTTGATGACCATCACCTAGATGTCTAAAGAACCTAGATTTTGTCTAATA
This portion of the Coffea arabica cultivar ET-39 chromosome 2e, Coffea Arabica ET-39 HiFi, whole genome shotgun sequence genome encodes:
- the LOC113730708 gene encoding uncharacterized protein isoform X3, with amino-acid sequence MPNFGWDETDPEHQKLLPMRTVIEKLSSAASVWQWKPSESIFKLVMMLFLLKMKETWGIASSLAQSSEKINEIACCYAKEGKLIELSIILMVAREKVMRPIVFQIRGEKSHRSMTFLQFVNSELAQAIDLECRLTGRKTKLEEELKKLCKQRKLVMMSALGLLEIFEKAGAAFQTYFWSERGNVQKEKVIKEVSVLLSEAGFNLKEDIELHDPVDSWMEVEQQNEALQDPHTSSGMLTVDEMATERGCQMQHLTRLSYVFPCGFVETHGSCGGRPNDMRNFLFTRYPRECFNLPSGAQSFRAFWTSKDSKASYCTGFPKALEVQGGAVRGVVNSLVQKFPASKRFASVALAVIRHAA
- the LOC113730708 gene encoding uncharacterized protein isoform X1 produces the protein MSASSHAEESLPGLHSYSQSGIPELDSFETMPNFGWDETDPEHQKLLPMRTVIEKLSSAASVWQWKPSESIFKLVMMLFLLKMKETWGIASSLAQSSEKINEIACCYAKEGKLIELSIILMVAREKVMRPIVFQIRGEKSHRSMTFLQFVNSELAQAIDLECRLTGRKTKLEEELKKLCKQRKLVMMSALGLLEIFEKAGAAFQTYFWSERGNVQKEKVIKEVSVLLSEAGFNLKEDIELHDPVDSWMEVEQQNEALQDPHTSSGMLTVDEMATERGCQMQHLTRLSYVFPCGFVETHGSCGGRPNDMRNFLFTRYPRECFNLPSGAQSFRAFWTSKDSKASYCTGFPKALEVQGGAVRGVVNSLVQKFPASKRFASVALAVIRHAA
- the LOC113730708 gene encoding uncharacterized protein isoform X2 yields the protein MSASSHAEESLPGLHSYSQSGIPELDSFETMPNFGWDETDPEHQKLLPMRTVIEKLSSAASVWQWKPSESIFKLVMMLFLLKMKETWGIASSLAQSSEKINEIACCYAKEGKLIELSIILMVAREKVMRPIVFQIRGEKSHRSMTFLQFVNSELAQAIDLECRLTGRKTKLEEELKKLCKQRKLVMMSALGLLEIFEKAGAAFQTYFWSERGNVQKEKVIKEVSVLLSEAGFNLKEDIELHDPVDSWMEVEQQNEALQDPHTSSEMATERGCQMQHLTRLSYVFPCGFVETHGSCGGRPNDMRNFLFTRYPRECFNLPSGAQSFRAFWTSKDSKASYCTGFPKALEVQGGAVRGVVNSLVQKFPASKRFASVALAVIRHAA
- the LOC113730708 gene encoding uncharacterized protein isoform X4; protein product: MPNFGWDETDPEHQKLLPMRTVIEKLSSAASVWQWKPSESIFKLVMMLFLLKMKETWGIASSLAQSSEKINEIACCYAKEGKLIELSIILMVAREKVMRPIVFQIRGEKSHRSMTFLQFVNSELAQAIDLECRLTGRKTKLEEELKKLCKQRKLVMMSALGLLEIFEKAGAAFQTYFWSERGNVQKEKVIKEVSVLLSEAGFNLKEDIELHDPVDSWMEVEQQNEALQDPHTSSEMATERGCQMQHLTRLSYVFPCGFVETHGSCGGRPNDMRNFLFTRYPRECFNLPSGAQSFRAFWTSKDSKASYCTGFPKALEVQGGAVRGVVNSLVQKFPASKRFASVALAVIRHAA
- the LOC113730708 gene encoding uncharacterized protein isoform X6; this encodes MMLFLLKMKETWGIASSLAQSSEKINEIACCYAKEGKLIELSIILMVAREKVMRPIVFQIRGEKSHRSMTFLQFVNSELAQAIDLECRLTGRKTKLEEELKKLCKQRKLVMMSALGLLEIFEKAGAAFQTYFWSERGNVQKEKVIKEVSVLLSEAGFNLKEDIELHDPVDSWMEVEQQNEALQDPHTSSGMLTVDEMATERGCQMQHLTRLSYVFPCGFVETHGSCGGRPNDMRNFLFTRYPRECFNLPSGAQSFRAFWTSKDSKASYCTGFPKALEVQGGAVRGVVNSLVQKFPASKRFASVALAVIRHAA
- the LOC113730708 gene encoding uncharacterized protein isoform X5; this translates as MRTVIEKLSSAASVWQWKPSESIFKLVMMLFLLKMKETWGIASSLAQSSEKINEIACCYAKEGKLIELSIILMVAREKVMRPIVFQIRGEKSHRSMTFLQFVNSELAQAIDLECRLTGRKTKLEEELKKLCKQRKLVMMSALGLLEIFEKAGAAFQTYFWSERGNVQKEKVIKEVSVLLSEAGFNLKEDIELHDPVDSWMEVEQQNEALQDPHTSSGMLTVDEMATERGCQMQHLTRLSYVFPCGFVETHGSCGGRPNDMRNFLFTRYPRECFNLPSGAQSFRAFWTSKDSKASYCTGFPKALEVQGGAVRGVVNSLVQKFPASKRFASVALAVIRHAA